Proteins from a genomic interval of Hornefia porci:
- a CDS encoding sodium/proline symporter has product MQNVEIIVFILYFVALFVFATAFFVKGANRNGEDYFLGGRSMGPWVAAMSAQASDMSAWLLMGLPGSILAFGFGQIWIGIGLMLGTAANWILCAKRLRLFSKAASDSITIPQYLTNRFASRSKTLQIVCAVIFLAAFTIYVASAFVAGSSVFTMLFPEVSTGTAMLAFALIIIGYTFMGGFKAVCWTDFFQGILMLAALLAVPIIVAATQDLDTSLLSNVYRYTDAASGEVVTCSFGTGLFNARWQDVLSGLAWGLGYFGMPHIIVRFMSIEKPSMVKKSAAIAIVWVILSLGAACLMAYQARMIVGEELLTTGAQKTVFIVMARRFFPPAISGLLLAAIMAASVSTADSQLLVASSSFTADIYQPIFRRNAGDKEILWVGRAAVVVIAVVAYVIASSKGAGAQAIMELVGNAWGVFGAAFGPTIVLSLFWRRFNYAGACAGVIAGAVVDILWFVFLSGTGVYEILPGFAAGFAAAVIAAKLTKEPSAEVTAIYDAATAVGNDE; this is encoded by the coding sequence ATGCAGAATGTGGAAATTATTGTATTTATCCTGTATTTTGTGGCGCTGTTCGTGTTCGCCACAGCTTTTTTTGTGAAAGGAGCTAACCGGAACGGAGAGGATTATTTCCTCGGCGGACGGTCGATGGGGCCGTGGGTCGCCGCCATGTCGGCTCAGGCGTCTGATATGTCCGCATGGCTTCTGATGGGACTGCCGGGATCGATTCTGGCTTTCGGCTTCGGGCAGATCTGGATCGGTATCGGACTGATGCTGGGGACGGCCGCCAACTGGATTCTCTGTGCGAAGCGTCTGAGGCTGTTCTCTAAAGCCGCGTCGGATTCCATCACGATTCCGCAGTATCTTACGAACCGGTTTGCAAGCAGGAGCAAGACGCTTCAGATCGTCTGCGCGGTGATTTTCCTCGCGGCGTTCACCATCTACGTCGCATCGGCCTTTGTTGCAGGAAGCTCGGTTTTCACCATGCTGTTCCCTGAGGTATCGACCGGCACAGCGATGCTTGCCTTCGCGCTGATCATCATCGGCTACACCTTCATGGGCGGATTCAAGGCGGTGTGCTGGACTGACTTTTTCCAGGGGATTCTGATGCTCGCGGCACTGCTTGCGGTTCCGATTATCGTTGCGGCCACACAGGATCTGGACACCTCGCTGCTGAGCAATGTGTACCGGTATACGGATGCAGCGTCCGGAGAAGTTGTAACCTGCAGCTTCGGAACCGGACTGTTCAATGCCCGGTGGCAGGATGTTCTGTCCGGGCTGGCCTGGGGGCTGGGATATTTCGGGATGCCCCACATCATTGTGCGCTTCATGTCGATTGAAAAGCCTTCGATGGTGAAAAAATCAGCGGCAATCGCCATCGTCTGGGTCATTCTTTCGCTGGGCGCGGCGTGTCTGATGGCGTACCAGGCCAGAATGATCGTCGGGGAGGAGCTGCTTACGACCGGCGCGCAGAAGACGGTGTTCATCGTGATGGCAAGGAGATTCTTCCCGCCGGCGATTTCCGGACTGCTTCTGGCGGCGATCATGGCGGCGTCGGTATCGACAGCGGATTCGCAGCTGCTCGTGGCGTCCAGCTCTTTTACGGCGGACATCTATCAGCCGATCTTTCGAAGGAACGCCGGCGACAAAGAAATTCTCTGGGTCGGCAGAGCCGCGGTGGTGGTGATCGCGGTCGTCGCGTATGTGATTGCTTCTTCAAAGGGAGCGGGTGCGCAGGCGATTATGGAACTGGTCGGGAACGCATGGGGCGTATTCGGCGCGGCGTTCGGACCGACCATCGTGCTGTCTCTGTTCTGGCGGAGATTTAACTACGCCGGTGCCTGTGCCGGCGTGATCGCCGGAGCGGTGGTGGATATTCTGTGGTTCGTGTTCCTGTCAGGAACCGGAGTGTATGAGATTCTGCCGGGCTTTGCGGCAGGCTTCGCGGCGGCGGTCATCGCGGCGAAGCTGACAAAGGAGCCGTCGGCGGAGGTTACGGCAATTTATGATGCGGCGACTGCTGTCGGAAATGACGAGTAG
- a CDS encoding SDR family NAD(P)-dependent oxidoreductase: MAETALITGSYGGLGTCFVKLHAGRGGDLILVGRSRERLEAQAMETADKYGVTVHTIAVDLSGPEAAQTIYDTCKENGWLPDVIINNAGFGGQGDFARERTMEQDLSMIAVNIETPTRILKLFLKDMIQRGSGRVLNVSSTAATMPGPLQAVYYATKSYVTSWSNALWRELQGTGVTVTALMPGAMQTGFANAGGLSDTKLFANAVKPDDVAKAGYEGMLKGELNVTAGLPGWQKPMMALAPMFPKKTMLNFVYNQQVAGSAKK; this comes from the coding sequence ATGGCAGAAACAGCACTTATCACAGGCTCCTACGGCGGGCTCGGAACATGTTTTGTAAAACTTCACGCAGGCAGAGGCGGCGACCTGATTCTGGTCGGAAGAAGCAGGGAACGGCTGGAGGCGCAGGCGATGGAAACCGCGGATAAATACGGCGTGACGGTTCACACTATTGCGGTGGATCTTTCCGGACCGGAGGCGGCGCAGACGATCTATGACACTTGCAAAGAGAACGGATGGCTCCCGGATGTGATCATCAACAATGCGGGCTTCGGAGGCCAGGGAGACTTTGCGCGGGAAAGAACCATGGAGCAGGATTTGTCCATGATTGCGGTCAACATCGAGACGCCGACGCGTATTCTGAAGCTGTTCCTGAAGGATATGATTCAGAGAGGAAGCGGCCGCGTTCTGAACGTTTCATCCACCGCGGCGACGATGCCGGGGCCGCTGCAGGCGGTTTATTATGCGACAAAGTCATATGTTACAAGCTGGTCGAATGCTCTGTGGCGTGAGCTGCAGGGGACGGGCGTCACGGTTACCGCGCTGATGCCGGGGGCGATGCAGACCGGATTCGCTAACGCGGGAGGACTTTCTGATACAAAGCTTTTCGCTAACGCGGTGAAGCCCGACGATGTCGCGAAGGCCGGATATGAGGGCATGCTGAAGGGAGAACTGAATGTGACCGCGGGACTGCCCGGCTGGCAGAAACCGATGATGGCGCTGGCTCCGATGTTCCCGAAAAAAACAATGCTGAACTTTGTGTATAATCAGCAGGTCGCGGGAAGCGCGAAAAAGTAG
- a CDS encoding carbon-nitrogen hydrolase family protein codes for MKLAMVQMSNAGTVERNLKKSIDAIRTAAREGADLILFPEVQLTEFFPQYPGGDATSYGLELDSETVNSIRTACREGGIAAVPNIYLMENEKYYDASILIDRNGEIVGVQKMVHVAQAEQFYEKDYYTPSDTGFQVFDTEHGRIGIVVCFDRHYPESIRTESLMGADLILVPTVNTKSEPLEIFEWEIRIQAFQSSVAIAMCNRVGKEGEMDFAGESMVADARGNCVVKADDSEQIVYADIDMKASKRERSRRPYTMLRRKELYG; via the coding sequence ATGAAACTTGCAATGGTACAGATGAGCAATGCGGGAACTGTAGAGAGAAATCTGAAGAAAAGTATTGACGCAATCAGAACGGCGGCACGGGAAGGAGCGGATTTGATTTTGTTCCCGGAGGTGCAGCTTACGGAATTTTTCCCGCAATATCCGGGCGGAGACGCGACCTCGTATGGGCTTGAGCTTGACTCAGAGACCGTGAACAGTATTCGCACTGCCTGCCGGGAAGGCGGGATCGCCGCAGTGCCCAATATCTATCTGATGGAGAATGAAAAGTATTACGATGCAAGTATTCTGATCGACAGAAACGGAGAGATTGTCGGCGTTCAGAAAATGGTTCATGTGGCACAGGCAGAACAGTTTTATGAGAAGGATTATTATACACCGTCCGATACGGGGTTTCAGGTGTTTGATACAGAGCATGGCCGTATTGGGATTGTGGTGTGCTTTGACCGGCACTACCCTGAAAGCATCCGGACCGAAAGTCTCATGGGAGCGGATCTTATCCTGGTTCCGACGGTGAATACAAAGAGCGAGCCTCTGGAAATCTTTGAATGGGAAATCAGAATTCAGGCGTTCCAGAGCAGTGTGGCAATTGCAATGTGCAACCGCGTCGGGAAAGAAGGAGAGATGGATTTCGCCGGAGAATCCATGGTGGCGGATGCCCGTGGAAACTGCGTTGTGAAAGCAGATGACAGCGAACAGATCGTATATGCGGACATCGATATGAAAGCGTCGAAACGGGAACGGAGCAGAAGGCCGTATACGATGCTGAGACGAAAAGAGCTGTATGGGTAG
- a CDS encoding bifunctional metallophosphatase/5'-nucleotidase — MKRTLFLIMIPVLLLCAGIPAAAFGDTQKKAKEITVVFTHDMHSHLEKFPKLATVIREEKRKNEATFVVDGGDFSMGTPYQTIWKRRASELRMMGFAGFDAATLGNHEFDYRSEGLRTMLKNAKRSGDPLPQLVIANIDWEGTLKDKKLKADGEKLRESMKAFGVKDYTVLERGGAKIAVLGIFGEESASYAPESGTKFLDPVKSAKRTVAEINREVPDADLIVCLSHSGINPENPEKSEDIRLAEETEGIDLIVSGHSHTYMKTPIRRNGVVIASCGQYNDNAGVVRFRETAGKGFVYKSYLEKPLDKKVKNDKATQRKTAAFKKLVNREYFADFGYSWDQVLARSDIRFTPIDSFGQKQGEDTLGNLISDGYIYGVRQAEGSGYEHVDAAVVPAGVVRGSFRRGDITVADAFNALSLGTGKDGKPGYPLVSVYLTARELRLAAEVDISISPLMQPARLYFSGLNYKYNPHRFILDRSYDVMLKDSMGNGQTRKPEKGKLYRVVADLYSAQMLSTVNSMSRGLLSLEPKDENGKVITDFEDRIIRGKDGSELKEWYALASYIDSFSGNKVPARYAAAEGRKICENSWSPAPMNKDHSAFFWILVGLLTLAVLIAALIIRGVRRMLTRRRGQRE, encoded by the coding sequence ATGAAGAGAACACTGTTTTTGATTATGATACCGGTACTGCTGCTGTGCGCCGGCATTCCGGCCGCGGCTTTCGGAGACACGCAGAAGAAAGCGAAGGAGATCACGGTGGTATTTACCCACGATATGCATTCTCATCTGGAGAAATTCCCGAAGCTTGCAACCGTGATCAGAGAAGAAAAACGGAAGAACGAGGCAACCTTCGTGGTAGATGGGGGCGACTTCTCCATGGGCACGCCTTATCAGACCATCTGGAAACGGAGGGCGTCAGAGCTTCGGATGATGGGCTTCGCGGGATTTGACGCGGCAACGCTGGGAAACCACGAATTCGATTACCGCTCCGAGGGATTGAGGACGATGCTGAAGAATGCGAAGCGGTCGGGGGACCCCCTGCCGCAGCTCGTCATCGCGAATATCGACTGGGAGGGTACGCTGAAAGATAAAAAGCTGAAGGCAGACGGTGAGAAGCTTCGCGAGTCGATGAAGGCTTTCGGCGTGAAGGATTATACCGTTCTGGAACGCGGAGGTGCGAAAATCGCGGTGTTGGGGATATTTGGAGAGGAGTCTGCCAGCTACGCGCCGGAGAGCGGTACGAAGTTTCTGGATCCGGTGAAAAGCGCGAAGCGGACGGTGGCCGAAATTAACAGGGAGGTACCGGACGCAGACCTGATTGTCTGCCTCTCCCACAGCGGAATCAATCCGGAGAACCCGGAAAAGTCCGAGGATATACGACTGGCGGAAGAAACAGAGGGAATCGATCTGATTGTCAGCGGACACAGCCACACATATATGAAGACGCCGATCCGACGGAACGGCGTTGTTATTGCGTCCTGCGGACAGTATAACGATAACGCGGGCGTGGTGCGCTTCCGGGAAACCGCTGGGAAGGGCTTTGTGTACAAAAGCTATCTTGAGAAGCCTCTCGACAAAAAAGTAAAGAATGATAAGGCGACGCAGAGAAAAACCGCGGCGTTCAAAAAACTCGTGAACCGGGAGTATTTCGCAGACTTCGGTTACAGCTGGGATCAGGTCCTGGCCCGCAGCGATATCCGTTTCACCCCCATCGATTCCTTCGGGCAGAAGCAGGGCGAGGATACGCTGGGAAATCTCATCTCCGACGGATATATTTACGGTGTGCGGCAGGCTGAGGGAAGCGGCTATGAACACGTGGACGCTGCCGTGGTGCCGGCCGGGGTTGTCCGCGGCTCGTTCCGCAGGGGCGATATTACCGTGGCCGATGCGTTCAATGCTCTGTCGCTCGGGACAGGAAAGGACGGAAAGCCGGGATATCCGCTTGTCAGCGTATATCTTACGGCCAGAGAACTTCGTCTCGCGGCGGAGGTCGATATTTCCATATCTCCCCTGATGCAGCCTGCCCGTCTGTATTTCAGCGGTCTGAACTACAAATACAATCCGCATCGGTTTATTCTGGACCGGTCCTATGATGTGATGCTGAAGGACTCCATGGGAAACGGGCAGACCCGGAAGCCGGAAAAGGGGAAACTTTACCGGGTGGTTGCGGATCTGTATTCCGCGCAGATGCTTTCGACGGTGAATTCCATGTCCAGGGGTCTTCTGTCCCTGGAACCCAAGGATGAAAACGGGAAGGTCATCACGGATTTTGAGGATCGGATCATCCGCGGAAAAGACGGGAGCGAGCTGAAGGAATGGTACGCGCTGGCTTCCTACATTGATTCCTTCTCCGGGAACAAAGTACCGGCGCGGTATGCCGCAGCGGAAGGCCGGAAGATCTGCGAGAACAGCTGGAGCCCGGCGCCCATGAACAAAGACCACAGCGCTTTCTTCTGGATCCTCGTGGGGCTTCTGACGCTTGCGGTGCTGATTGCCGCTCTGATTATACGCGGCGTACGACGGATGCTGACCCGGCGGCGCGGACAGCGAGAATAG
- a CDS encoding Fic family protein, producing MKSRDYVLLKSLYYDHKEEYEALYDSRFNSDECVHLNFTVAGNPAFFMETPALIKKVVEISRLDKDIFRLSRDLPGIALKQYINKCLIDEIVITNNIEGVHSTRKEISEILDDLEGKSDKRFFGLVNKYNALISGNHLSIKDSHDIRALYDEMFLPEIIEENPKDEPDGKIFRKEHIDIVDPTQKVIHHGLYPENKIIESMNDAVDILNDTGIDPLFRISIFHYLFGYIHPFYNGNGRLNRFISSYYLANTLESIMGYRLSYTIKENISRYYRSFKLVNEEINRGDITPFIFTYLEFIKESAVNLRDSLTDKNRHLKVFTGQLVNLPHGDEEKYGYLYFLLLQASLFSEIGITTKELLQCLQISRPTLQKRLSEIDKSCNLLITEKRDSNKFYRLNLEVFAEMTKK from the coding sequence TTGAAAAGCAGAGATTACGTATTACTGAAAAGTCTATATTACGACCACAAAGAAGAATACGAAGCATTGTATGACAGCCGGTTTAATTCTGATGAATGCGTTCATCTGAACTTCACAGTCGCGGGTAACCCCGCTTTCTTTATGGAAACACCTGCATTGATAAAAAAGGTTGTAGAGATTTCCAGGCTTGATAAAGATATTTTCCGGCTGTCGCGCGATCTTCCCGGAATTGCTTTGAAGCAGTATATAAACAAATGTCTGATTGATGAAATCGTTATTACCAATAACATCGAAGGCGTCCACAGTACGAGGAAGGAAATCAGCGAAATACTTGATGATCTTGAAGGTAAAAGTGACAAAAGATTTTTCGGCCTGGTTAACAAATACAACGCATTGATATCTGGAAATCATTTGTCAATAAAAGACAGTCATGATATCCGGGCTTTGTATGACGAGATGTTCCTTCCTGAGATCATTGAGGAAAATCCAAAAGACGAGCCTGATGGGAAGATCTTCAGAAAAGAGCATATCGACATCGTGGATCCGACACAAAAAGTAATTCATCACGGATTATACCCGGAGAATAAAATTATCGAAAGCATGAATGATGCCGTCGACATTTTAAACGATACAGGTATCGACCCCTTATTCAGGATATCAATATTCCACTATCTGTTCGGGTATATTCATCCGTTCTATAACGGCAACGGACGTCTGAACAGATTCATCAGCAGCTATTATCTTGCAAATACGCTTGAATCAATTATGGGGTATCGCCTCTCATATACAATCAAAGAAAACATCAGCAGGTATTACAGGAGTTTTAAGCTCGTGAACGAAGAAATTAACAGGGGCGACATAACGCCGTTCATCTTCACGTATCTGGAGTTTATTAAAGAGTCTGCCGTAAATCTGCGGGACAGTCTGACCGACAAGAACCGGCACTTAAAAGTATTTACCGGACAGCTTGTGAACCTGCCGCACGGTGATGAGGAAAAGTACGGTTATCTATACTTCCTTTTATTGCAGGCTTCACTGTTTTCCGAAATCGGCATCACAACAAAAGAACTGCTGCAATGCCTGCAAATCAGCCGACCAACTCTGCAGAAACGTTTAAGCGAGATTGATAAGAGCTGCAATCTGCTTATTACCGAAAAACGCGACTCAAATAAGTTCTACCGGCTTAATCTCGAGGTTTTTGCAGAGATGACGAAAAAATAA
- a CDS encoding nitroreductase family protein, whose protein sequence is MAITDALGMRRSYYQLNRELPVSVGEVKKLIEEVTELVPDAFNMKSARVVTALGSRQDELWDGVYNAFEGKVAREKIDGFKAAAGTILYFYDEAVVKEKQEQFPLYAANFPVWANQANGMLQINVWTALREIGVGANLQHYNPVIDDTVRRMFDIPESWKLIAQMPFGGIAAEPEPKEKEDISNRVKFCE, encoded by the coding sequence ATGGCGATTACAGATGCTCTCGGGATGAGAAGAAGTTATTATCAGCTGAACAGAGAACTGCCGGTTTCAGTCGGCGAGGTGAAAAAACTGATTGAAGAGGTCACTGAACTTGTTCCGGACGCCTTCAACATGAAGAGCGCACGGGTCGTCACTGCGCTGGGAAGCAGGCAGGATGAACTTTGGGACGGCGTTTATAACGCTTTTGAGGGGAAGGTGGCCAGAGAGAAGATCGACGGGTTCAAAGCAGCCGCCGGAACGATTCTCTATTTCTATGACGAGGCTGTTGTGAAGGAGAAGCAGGAGCAGTTCCCGCTGTATGCCGCTAATTTCCCGGTCTGGGCAAATCAGGCGAACGGTATGCTCCAGATTAACGTCTGGACAGCGCTTCGCGAAATCGGCGTCGGCGCAAACCTGCAGCACTACAATCCGGTCATTGACGACACGGTCAGAAGGATGTTCGACATTCCGGAGAGCTGGAAACTGATCGCGCAGATGCCGTTCGGCGGCATCGCCGCAGAGCCGGAACCGAAGGAAAAAGAAGATATTTCAAATCGGGTGAAATTCTGCGAATAG
- a CDS encoding threonine aldolase family protein has product MFSFECDYHEGAHQSVLLKLIETNMEQLPGYGEDHYTREAADLIREACGCPDGQVYFFAGGTQTNVTVIDSILRPYDGIISAETGHVNCHEAGGVEYTGHKVLTIPSEDGKIAPERLRKLLVDFYDDEAWEHMVFPGGVYVSHPTELGTLYTRSELTAIAEICRECRIPLYLDGARMGYGLASDASDLTLKDIAKIVDVFYIGGTKVGALCGEAVVFPRGNAPEHFFTIMKQRGNVFAKGRVVAVQFLALFTDGLYFRLGEQALDMAEELKQVFLERGFRFYVESPTNMQFFVVENELVRKLHEHVGFEVSGKYDETHSILRFCTSWATTREDIRRLAGILDEVAR; this is encoded by the coding sequence ATGTTTTCATTTGAATGTGATTATCATGAGGGAGCGCATCAGTCGGTGCTGCTGAAACTCATTGAAACCAATATGGAGCAGCTTCCGGGCTACGGCGAGGACCATTATACCCGGGAAGCCGCGGACCTGATCCGGGAGGCGTGCGGATGTCCCGACGGGCAGGTTTACTTCTTTGCGGGAGGAACACAGACCAATGTTACGGTCATCGACTCGATTCTGCGCCCGTATGACGGTATCATCTCCGCGGAAACCGGTCATGTGAACTGTCATGAAGCGGGCGGCGTGGAATACACCGGACACAAGGTTCTGACGATTCCGTCCGAGGACGGAAAGATAGCTCCGGAACGGCTGAGAAAACTTCTGGTGGATTTCTATGACGATGAAGCCTGGGAACATATGGTGTTTCCCGGCGGTGTTTACGTATCACATCCGACTGAGCTCGGGACGCTTTACACCCGGTCGGAGCTTACCGCAATTGCGGAGATCTGCCGCGAGTGCAGAATTCCTCTTTATCTGGACGGAGCGCGTATGGGGTACGGACTGGCCAGTGACGCAAGCGATCTGACGCTGAAGGATATCGCGAAAATCGTGGATGTGTTCTATATCGGCGGAACCAAGGTCGGCGCCCTCTGCGGCGAGGCGGTCGTATTTCCGCGGGGAAATGCGCCCGAACACTTCTTCACAATTATGAAACAGCGGGGCAATGTCTTCGCTAAAGGCCGTGTTGTGGCAGTTCAGTTCCTTGCGCTGTTCACGGACGGTCTGTATTTCCGGCTTGGAGAGCAGGCTCTGGATATGGCGGAGGAACTGAAACAGGTTTTCCTGGAACGGGGATTCAGGTTTTACGTGGAGTCTCCCACCAATATGCAGTTCTTTGTTGTAGAGAATGAGCTTGTCAGAAAACTTCATGAGCATGTCGGCTTTGAGGTTTCCGGCAAGTATGACGAGACGCATTCCATCCTGCGGTTCTGCACCAGCTGGGCGACGACGCGCGAGGATATCCGCCGCCTGGCCGGGATTCTGGACGAGGTCGCACGGTAG
- a CDS encoding AraC family transcriptional regulator yields the protein MNHFIVDGRYKDLLEYQGIDVSVVLKKAGLPEDALNHKTPTMKEVEYYRFLEAIDEVADDPGMPVAMATTDKIETFSPPIFASYCSRNGAACIERLSRYKKLIGPMSFVVSKDEETETVELATGDPALKMPSFMVRSEFAFLIGMIRRATGTEMKPERITMRDLPKGSEFEEFAGIAPEKGGRDTIAFTNAALEEPFVSHSEAMWSYFEPELNKRLADLEVDDSVSARVRSALTELLPAGVSGVESVAEKLGMSRRTLQRKLSEEGTTFQKQLNSTREVLALHYIKNTDMTTNDIAYLLGYAELNSFLRAFSIWTGKTITEYKKTEIDRK from the coding sequence ATGAATCATTTTATCGTAGACGGGCGCTATAAAGATCTCCTGGAGTATCAGGGAATCGATGTCAGTGTGGTTCTGAAGAAGGCGGGGCTTCCGGAGGACGCTCTGAATCATAAAACTCCGACGATGAAAGAGGTGGAATATTATCGCTTCCTCGAGGCGATTGACGAGGTTGCGGACGATCCCGGAATGCCTGTCGCCATGGCGACAACCGACAAAATCGAGACGTTTTCGCCGCCGATATTCGCCTCCTATTGCAGCAGAAACGGCGCGGCCTGTATTGAGCGTCTGAGCCGATATAAGAAGCTGATCGGCCCGATGTCCTTTGTGGTATCAAAGGATGAGGAAACGGAAACCGTCGAACTTGCCACAGGAGATCCGGCGCTGAAAATGCCCTCTTTTATGGTGCGGTCGGAGTTCGCGTTTCTGATCGGCATGATCCGCAGAGCGACCGGTACAGAGATGAAGCCGGAGCGGATTACGATGCGGGATCTTCCGAAGGGAAGTGAGTTTGAGGAATTCGCAGGGATCGCACCGGAGAAAGGCGGCCGGGACACGATTGCCTTTACGAACGCGGCGCTGGAAGAACCCTTTGTCAGTCACAGCGAAGCGATGTGGTCATATTTTGAACCGGAACTCAATAAGCGGCTGGCTGATCTGGAGGTGGACGACTCGGTCAGCGCAAGAGTGCGAAGCGCGTTGACGGAACTGCTTCCGGCCGGCGTGTCCGGCGTGGAAAGCGTTGCGGAAAAGCTCGGCATGAGCCGTAGAACACTCCAGAGAAAGCTTTCGGAGGAGGGAACGACCTTTCAGAAACAGCTGAACAGCACGAGAGAGGTTCTGGCTCTGCACTATATCAAAAACACGGATATGACGACGAACGACATCGCGTATCTCCTCGGATATGCGGAGCTGAACTCCTTTCTCCGTGCTTTCTCCATCTGGACAGGAAAGACGATTACAGAATATAAAAAGACGGAAATCGACCGGAAATAA
- a CDS encoding TetR/AcrR family transcriptional regulator codes for MNQSAKRQTKAKIVSAAWKLFYQNGYDDTTIDDIVEASGTSKGSFYHYFRTKDDLLASLSYLFDDKYTELDSTMDPALTPLEKLIFMNRELFLMIENTVPVTLLCQLFSTQLITKGERHMLDPDRVYYRRLRQIVMEGQKDLLFRADLSVNDIMKAYAMFERGMMYDWCLSSGSYSLCQYSQQILPLFLKSLCRQA; via the coding sequence ATGAACCAGTCCGCAAAACGACAGACCAAAGCGAAGATCGTTTCCGCCGCCTGGAAACTGTTCTATCAGAACGGATACGACGACACCACCATTGATGATATCGTCGAGGCGTCCGGCACATCCAAGGGCTCATTCTACCATTATTTCCGGACAAAGGACGATCTGCTGGCTTCGCTCTCTTACCTCTTCGACGACAAATACACCGAGCTGGACAGCACCATGGATCCGGCTCTGACGCCTCTGGAAAAGCTGATTTTCATGAACCGTGAGCTTTTTCTGATGATCGAGAACACCGTCCCCGTCACACTTCTGTGCCAGCTGTTTTCTACGCAGCTGATTACAAAGGGCGAACGGCATATGCTGGATCCGGACCGGGTGTATTACCGCAGGCTCCGCCAGATTGTGATGGAGGGGCAGAAGGACTTGCTTTTCCGTGCGGACCTCAGCGTAAACGACATCATGAAGGCCTACGCCATGTTTGAGCGCGGCATGATGTACGACTGGTGCCTTTCCAGCGGCAGCTACTCGCTCTGTCAGTACTCCCAGCAGATTCTTCCTTTGTTCCTGAAAAGCCTGTGTCGGCAGGCGTGA
- a CDS encoding alpha/beta hydrolase gives MEKFTITKDNGRRIPVLREIPQEADAVVIMVHGFTSCKECATGELLLRRMPAEGIGVMLYDQPGHGTEEAAEEPFRIRNCMDSLAAVEDYVVRNYPGKEIFYFASSYGAYLTGLYICRRPHAGSRLMMRSGAVIMPWLFLGAPGSEPDPASLAELNEKGFLMLGLPDAPQIRVPKGMFEDMSRPENDLLHRFGGYDHGGTEVAMVHGGKDPVIPVRFAREFAEENGIPITVFEGQGHSLNDNPDCPDKVADLAIDFFRG, from the coding sequence ATGGAAAAGTTTACGATAACAAAAGACAACGGCCGCCGCATTCCCGTCCTCAGAGAAATCCCGCAAGAGGCGGATGCAGTGGTCATTATGGTGCACGGCTTTACAAGCTGCAAGGAATGCGCGACCGGTGAACTGCTTCTCAGACGGATGCCTGCGGAAGGAATCGGCGTGATGCTGTATGATCAGCCGGGGCATGGAACGGAGGAGGCGGCGGAGGAACCGTTTCGTATCCGGAACTGCATGGACAGTCTCGCCGCGGTTGAAGATTACGTCGTCCGGAATTATCCGGGGAAGGAAATCTTCTATTTTGCATCGAGCTATGGGGCGTATCTTACAGGCCTGTACATCTGCCGGAGACCTCACGCCGGGAGCAGGCTGATGATGCGGAGCGGGGCGGTCATCATGCCCTGGCTGTTTCTGGGAGCGCCGGGCTCTGAGCCGGATCCGGCGTCGCTGGCGGAACTGAATGAGAAAGGCTTCCTGATGCTGGGACTGCCGGACGCGCCGCAGATCAGAGTTCCGAAAGGAATGTTTGAGGATATGAGTAGACCGGAAAACGATCTGCTGCACCGGTTCGGCGGTTATGACCACGGAGGCACTGAAGTCGCGATGGTTCACGGGGGAAAGGATCCGGTGATTCCGGTGCGGTTTGCCAGAGAATTTGCGGAGGAAAACGGGATTCCGATTACGGTGTTTGAAGGGCAGGGACATTCTCTGAATGATAATCCTGACTGCCCGGACAAAGTCGCGGATCTTGCGATCGATTTTTTCCGCGGGTGA